From Candidatus Binatia bacterium:
ATCTCTGGTGATCGCGAAAACGCACTCATTTGCTTGATGAGGGCGCGTCTCCTGACTGCGAAGTGGCTCGTGCATGTGAGTAGTCAACAGCTCTTGCGCCAGATAGTGACTCGGTGGATCTCCCCGGTTATATGTCAAGCGCACCTACTTCGCAGGCAAGCCCGCCTAGGGCTGCGGGCGAGACCTAGGTGCCCGGGGCGTGCCCCAGTGGCGGGTCTTTACGCCGCTGAGACAGGGCTCCTGCGCAGCATGACGATCCCGAGCCAAGCGAACCAGATGATGAGACCCAATCCATAAACAGCCTCGAGGGCAGTCAAAACCAGAACCGAGAGGATGCCTGCTACACCGGTCACCACGCCAAGGTAGATCAGCAGCCTGGGAAGCGCCCTTGACCGCAAGGCCGCCCAACTCAGCAGTAGAAACCATAAGGCGCTAACTATCGTTTCCCCGCCGCGTGCGCCCAAACCGGTTTCCACAGAGTCGAGCGTCAACCAGACCGTCGCAGCTTGAGCCGGATTCTCGCCATGGAGTTTGACGACTGTGCTCAAGTCGTTGATTGAGAGTGTGCCGACCACAATGACCAGGACGGCCCAGATCAGCGTGAAGATGGTCGCCGCCTGAGCCAGCACAGCTGAGCCAGCCTTCAATCGCTCATATAGAGCCCGTGACAGGAAGATCAGGGCCACGCCGAAGGCCAAGAAGATGATTTCGTTGAATGCGCGCATGGCGCCCTGGTTGTCCGCAATAAGAGCCACGGTCTTGCCTGGATCAGCCTGGATGCACCGCGAAAGTGTGTGTTGAGCGCGAGCCGTGACG
This genomic window contains:
- a CDS encoding DUF4386 family protein, coding for MTIDKPHPPSSEGHSCVTARAQHTLSRCIQADPGKTVALIADNQGAMRAFNEIIFLAFGVALIFLSRALYERLKAGSAVLAQAATIFTLIWAVLVIVVGTLSINDLSTVVKLHGENPAQAATVWLTLDSVETGLGARGGETIVSALWFLLLSWAALRSRALPRLLIYLGVVTGVAGILSVLVLTALEAVYGLGLIIWFAWLGIVMLRRSPVSAA